GCGATTTCACACGCGCGCAACGCGGGCGTACCGCTCGTGGTCGCGATCAACAAGATCGATCTTCCGGCCGCCAATCCGATGAAGGTCAAGCAGGACCTGCTGCAGCACAGCGTGGTCCTCGAGGAGTTCGGCGGCAACGTGCTGAGCGCCGAGATCTCGGCCAAGACCGGCAAGGGCATTCCGGAACTGCTCGAGCAGATCCTGTTGCAGGCGGAAATCCTGGAACTCAAGGCAAATCCGGATGCCAAGCCGCAGGGGTCGGTGATCGAAGCGACGCTCGATCCCGGCAAGGGGCCGCTCGCCACCGTGCTGGTCCAGAAGGGGACGCTGCACGTCGGCGACAACTTCATCTGCGGCAAGTTCTCGGGACGGGTGCGCGCCCTTTTCGACGAACGCGGCAAGCAGATCAAGGCGGTCGGTCCGTCGATGCCCATCCAGGTGCTCGGCTTCGACGGCGTGCCCTCGGCGGGCGACATCTTCCTTGTGGTCTCCGACGCCAACGAAGCGCGTGACATCGCGCAGAAGCGGCAGCGGCTCGAGCGCGAGGCGCAGAACCGCCGGTCGGCACGCGGTGGCACGCTCGAAGATATCTCGCGCGCGCTCAAGGAAGGCGCAGTCACGCAGCTGCGGATCATCATCAAGGCCGACCAGGGCGGTCCGGCCGAAGCGCTTGCCGACGCGCTGGCGCAGCTGGGCACCAGCGAAGTCCGCGTCGATATCGTCCTGCGTGGTGTGGGGCAGATCAGCGAAAGCGACGTGCTTCTCGCCAAGGCATCGGGTGCCATCATCCTCGGCTTCCATGTTCGTCCCGACGCCAATGCGCGCGCCGCGGCGGAGCGTGAAGGCGTCGACATCCGGACCTACCGCATCATCTACGAAGCGGTCGAGGACGTGAAGAACGCGCTCGAGGGTCTCCTCAAGCCCGAGGAGAAGGAAACGATCCTGGGCGAGGCCGAGGTGATCGAACTGTTCAAGGTGAGCCGCGTCGGTACCATCGCCGGCTCGATCGTGCGCAGCGGCACGATTCAGCGGACGGCGAAGGCGCGTGTCATTCGCGACGGGACGCAGGTCTATGCCGGCAACTTCTCTTCGCTGAAGCGCTTCAAGGATGACGCGAAAGAGGTCAAGGAAGGCCTCGAGTGCGGTATCGGGATCGAGAACTTCAACGACGTCAAGGTTGGCGATCGGATCGAGGCATACCGGCTCGAGGAAGTCAAGCGCACATTGGCCGCTTCGGCGGCGCAAGGTTGAGGCGTCATGGCAGGACACGGTTCCTCACGGCGGCCGGAACAGGTCGCGGAAAGCGTTCGCGCGACGCTGGCGAAAGCGCTCCTTCGCGGCGAGGTGCGTGATCCGCGGGTAACGATGGTGACGGTCAGCGGCGTGGAAGTCACCCGCGACCTCGGACATGCCACGATCCGTGTCGTACCGCACGGCACGCCGGAAGAGAAGGATGCCGCCGTCGCCGGACTGCAGAGCGCGGCCGGCTACCTGCGGCGGATGGTGGCGAAGACGTTGACGACGCGCACGGTACCGGAGCTGCACTTTGTGCTCGATCGCGGCCTGGAGCACGCGCGCCGGATCAATGAGCTCCTTGCAGGACTGAAGCGGGATGGGGAGGCCTCCTGATCAAGGAGGATGCGGTGATCGGTGGTTTGCTCATTGACAAGCCGGCTGGATGGACGTCGCACGATGTCGTGGCGGCGGTGCGGCGCGCACTCGGGACGCGTGCTGTGGGGCATGCCGGGACGCTCGATCCGTTTGCAACCGGCCTGCTGATCGTGCTGGTGGGGAAGGCGACGCGACTGGCGCGCTATGTCGAGGCACTCCGCAAGCGGTACCTCGCGACGGTCCGCTTTGGCAGCGCGACCGACACGGAGGATCTCACCGGCACGGTGATCGCCGCCTCCACGCCTGATGCCTGGCCCGCGATGGATGCGATGTGCGATGCTGCGTCGTCGCTGGTCGGATCGCGGTCGCAGCGACCGCCTGCGTTTTCGGCCAAGCACGTCGGCGGCACGCGGAGCCATGTGCTGGCACGGCGCGGCGAAGCGGTGACCCTCCGTGACGTCACGGTGCAGGTGCACGAGGTGACGGTCGAACGGTGGAGTCCGCCGGATCTCGACATGGCGGCGGTGGTTGGTCGCGGAACCTATGTGCGGGCGATGGCGCGAGAACTGGGAGAGCGGTGCGGCATCCCGGCGCATTGTGCGGCATTGCGGCGCGCGGCGATCGGCCCCTTTTCGGTGGAACAGGCGATCGCGCCGACGGCGGTCAACCGATCGCATCTGATCCCGGCAGCGGCGCTGCTGCCAGCATTGCCGTCGGAACGGATTGATGCCGCGGCCGTGCGCGAGATCTCGTTTGGCCGGGCGATCCCCCAGCGCGAGAATGCTCAGGGGACCGGCGCCCTGCTCGGCGAGGATGGACGCCTCATCGCCACGGCGGACGGGCGTGACGGGATCTGGCATCCGGTGGTCGTGTTCGAGGCACCGGGTTGATGGCTTCGGCGAGCGTGGTAACGGTTGGCACCTTCGACGGTGTGCATCGCGGGCATCATGCCGTGCTCGAATCGGTAGTGGAGCGAGCCCGTCGGCGCGGGATGGAAAGCGTGCTGGTCACCTTCGAGCCGCATCCGCTCGACGTGGTGAATCCGCAGGCGGCGCCGCCGCGATTGACGACGGCGCTCGAACGACTTGAAGCGGTCGCCACCAGCGCTATCGATCGCGTCGTGGTGCTCGCCTTCGACCGGCGGATGGCGACGCAGTCCCCGGAGGAGTTCGTCGACCGAATCCTCAGGGAACGATGCGCGATGCAGGAACTCGTGATCGGGCACGACCACGGATTTGGGCGGGGACGCGCCGGCGATGTCGATACCCTGCGGGCGCTGGGGAAGGTGCGGGGCTTTCCCGTCGACGTGGTGGACGCGGTGTCGATCGACGGTGTACCGGTGTCGAGCACCGTGATCAGGCGGGCCGTCGCGGGCGGCGATCTCGGCGGTGCCGCGCGGTGGCTCGGGCGACGCTATGCGCTGAGCGGGGTGGTGCAGCAC
This is a stretch of genomic DNA from Gemmatimonadales bacterium. It encodes these proteins:
- the rbfA gene encoding 30S ribosome-binding factor RbfA, which gives rise to MAGHGSSRRPEQVAESVRATLAKALLRGEVRDPRVTMVTVSGVEVTRDLGHATIRVVPHGTPEEKDAAVAGLQSAAGYLRRMVAKTLTTRTVPELHFVLDRGLEHARRINELLAGLKRDGEAS
- the truB gene encoding tRNA pseudouridine(55) synthase TruB — its product is MIGGLLIDKPAGWTSHDVVAAVRRALGTRAVGHAGTLDPFATGLLIVLVGKATRLARYVEALRKRYLATVRFGSATDTEDLTGTVIAASTPDAWPAMDAMCDAASSLVGSRSQRPPAFSAKHVGGTRSHVLARRGEAVTLRDVTVQVHEVTVERWSPPDLDMAAVVGRGTYVRAMARELGERCGIPAHCAALRRAAIGPFSVEQAIAPTAVNRSHLIPAAALLPALPSERIDAAAVREISFGRAIPQRENAQGTGALLGEDGRLIATADGRDGIWHPVVVFEAPG
- a CDS encoding bifunctional riboflavin kinase/FAD synthetase codes for the protein MASASVVTVGTFDGVHRGHHAVLESVVERARRRGMESVLVTFEPHPLDVVNPQAAPPRLTTALERLEAVATSAIDRVVVLAFDRRMATQSPEEFVDRILRERCAMQELVIGHDHGFGRGRAGDVDTLRALGKVRGFPVDVVDAVSIDGVPVSSTVIRRAVAGGDLGGAARWLGRRYALSGVVQHGAKRGRVLGFPTLNLAAPARKLLPPDGVYAVVVETPAGRFGGMMNQGHRPTFDDGGRLLEAHLFGLDRELYDCAVRVEWVAYLREIRRFEGVAALQQQLEGDRLHAVAALAAARVDLDAPLVAPE